A stretch of the Nothobranchius furzeri strain GRZ-AD chromosome 5, NfurGRZ-RIMD1, whole genome shotgun sequence genome encodes the following:
- the LOC107396180 gene encoding lipid scramblase CLPTM1L isoform X1 has product MFPSCYSKPATEGGGKRSSTTKLLLGVFVVYALHSAWMLYGFLSTKPCDGGRGELCIVSYLAAKPRLQLSVFTCLQPDDSPLSLAVKLDPFDPDSTFEKQVNVSLPEPTRANGSLYAVVYVHKAGVSPLEDRREVHHSSRLTTHVTRPRTRVQDKNLRPESAVSHWRPHLSITMMSEDFSFSKAGLPSDVRRYIRVSQEGGRTIYLPMLLIDELGFRVRDLVEINISTAQLPLTVSYEGISLRKFRFSIHLHDIVYSLRQFGFTEENIDEIKATLMGSDLYLLVLTALTTALQLICEFLALKKDIGFWRKKKSIAGMSRKSVLWRCLGTLLIFLRLLEETSLLVLLPVGLGACVEVWKVFKVFKVHLGKRFRINKLDEEERKTVEYDAQVSLASQLLSYLVYPLCISGAVFSLGYLRQKNYYSWLINTLITGVYAFGFLSMAPQLFINHKLQSVSHLQGSVLMYRGMNTLISDLCFCASSFGSPVPFSSSHQLSCFRDELLFFLYLFQRRCYASVAKRRESVTRKAKTQ; this is encoded by the exons ATGTTCCCGTCCTGTTACTCCAAACCCGCGACAGAAGGCGGGGGGAAAAGGAGCTCCACCACGAAGCTGCTGCTGGGTGTGTTTGTGGTGTACGCGCTCCACAGCGCCTGGATGCTCTACGGCTTCCTCAGCACCAAACCCTGCGACGGAGGAAGAGGAGAGCTCTGCATCGTCTCCTACCTGGCTGCTAAACCCAGACTGCAG CTGAGTGTCTTCACCTGCCTCCAACCAGACGACAGCCCCCTCAGCCTAGCTGTAAAACTCGACCCCTTTGACCCCGACTCTACCTTTGAAAA GCAGGTGAACGTGTCTCTTCCTGAGCCAACCCGAGCTAATGGCTCTTTGTATGCAGTTGTTTATGTTCACAAAGCTGGAGTTTCTCCTCTGGAGGACAGAAGAGAGGTCCACCACTCGTCTCGTCTCACCACACACGTCACCCGCCCACGCAcacgagtccaggacaag AACCTGAGACCCGAGAGCGCTGTGTCCCACTGGAGACCACACCTGTCAATCACAATGATGTCAGAGGACTTTAGCTTCAGTAAGGCGGGACTTCCTAGTGACGTGCGTCGCTACATAAGAGT CTCCCAGGAAGGCGGACGGACGATTTACCTCCCTATGCTGCTGATCGACGAGCTCGGCTTCAGAGTCAGAGATCTGGTG GAGATCAACATCAGCACCGCGCAGCTCCCTCTGACTGTGTCCTACGAAGGAATCTCTCTGAGAAAGTTCAGGTTTTCCATCCATCTACACGACATTGTGTATTCTCTGAGGCAGTTTG GCTTCACCGAGGAGAACATAGACGAGATCAAAGCGACTCTGATGGGATCTGACCTCTACCTGTTGGTGCTGACGGCGCTCACCACAGCCCTACAG CTCATCTGTGAATTTCTGGCTCTAAAAAAGGACATCGgtttttggaggaagaagaagagcatCGCAGGGATGTCGAGGAAATCGG TTCTGTGGCGCTGTCTTGGCACTTTGCTGATTTTCCTCCGTCTGCTGGAGGAAACCAGTCTGCTGGTTCTCCTTCCTGTTGGACTGGGAGCCTGTGTGGAG GTGTGGAAGGTGTTCAAAGTGTTTAAAGTCCATCTCGGTAAAAGGTTTCGT ATAAACAAGCTGGATGAGGAGGAGAGGAAGACGGTGGAGTACGATGCTCAGGTTTCTCTT GCGTCCCAATTGCTGTCCTACTTGGTGTATCCTCTGTGCATCAGTGGAGCCGTTTTCTCGCTGGGATACTTACGCCAAAAAAA TTATTACTCCTGGTTGATCAACACCCTGATCACCG GAGTGTACGCGTTTGGTTTTCTGTCCATGGCTCCTCAGCTCTTCATCAACCACAAG CTGCAGTCAGTGAGTCACCTGCAGGGGTCAGTGTTGATGTACAGA GGAATGAACACCCTGATTTCAGATCTGTGCTTCTGCGCCTCCTCTTTTGGCTCTCCTGTACCCTTCTCCTCCTCCCACCAGCTCTCCTGCTTCAGAGACgagctcctcttcttcctctaccTCTTCCAGCGAAG ATGCTACGCTTCTGTTGCTAAAAGACGAGAGTCTGTCACCAGGAAAGCGAAGACCCAATGA
- the LOC107396180 gene encoding lipid scramblase CLPTM1L isoform X2, with protein MFPSCYSKPATEGGGKRSSTTKLLLGVFVVYALHSAWMLYGFLSTKPCDGGRGELCIVSYLAAKPRLQLSVFTCLQPDDSPLSLAVKLDPFDPDSTFEKQVNVSLPEPTRANGSLYAVVYVHKAGVSPLEDRREVHHSSRLTTHVTRPRTRVQDKNLRPESAVSHWRPHLSITMMSEDFSFSKAGLPSDVRRYIRVSQEGGRTIYLPMLLIDELGFRVRDLVEINISTAQLPLTVSYEGISLRKFRFSIHLHDIVYSLRQFGFTEENIDEIKATLMGSDLYLLVLTALTTALQLICEFLALKKDIGFWRKKKSIAGMSRKSVLWRCLGTLLIFLRLLEETSLLVLLPVGLGACVEVWKVFKVFKVHLGKRFRINKLDEEERKTVEYDAQASQLLSYLVYPLCISGAVFSLGYLRQKNYYSWLINTLITGVYAFGFLSMAPQLFINHKLQSVSHLQGSVLMYRGMNTLISDLCFCASSFGSPVPFSSSHQLSCFRDELLFFLYLFQRRCYASVAKRRESVTRKAKTQ; from the exons ATGTTCCCGTCCTGTTACTCCAAACCCGCGACAGAAGGCGGGGGGAAAAGGAGCTCCACCACGAAGCTGCTGCTGGGTGTGTTTGTGGTGTACGCGCTCCACAGCGCCTGGATGCTCTACGGCTTCCTCAGCACCAAACCCTGCGACGGAGGAAGAGGAGAGCTCTGCATCGTCTCCTACCTGGCTGCTAAACCCAGACTGCAG CTGAGTGTCTTCACCTGCCTCCAACCAGACGACAGCCCCCTCAGCCTAGCTGTAAAACTCGACCCCTTTGACCCCGACTCTACCTTTGAAAA GCAGGTGAACGTGTCTCTTCCTGAGCCAACCCGAGCTAATGGCTCTTTGTATGCAGTTGTTTATGTTCACAAAGCTGGAGTTTCTCCTCTGGAGGACAGAAGAGAGGTCCACCACTCGTCTCGTCTCACCACACACGTCACCCGCCCACGCAcacgagtccaggacaag AACCTGAGACCCGAGAGCGCTGTGTCCCACTGGAGACCACACCTGTCAATCACAATGATGTCAGAGGACTTTAGCTTCAGTAAGGCGGGACTTCCTAGTGACGTGCGTCGCTACATAAGAGT CTCCCAGGAAGGCGGACGGACGATTTACCTCCCTATGCTGCTGATCGACGAGCTCGGCTTCAGAGTCAGAGATCTGGTG GAGATCAACATCAGCACCGCGCAGCTCCCTCTGACTGTGTCCTACGAAGGAATCTCTCTGAGAAAGTTCAGGTTTTCCATCCATCTACACGACATTGTGTATTCTCTGAGGCAGTTTG GCTTCACCGAGGAGAACATAGACGAGATCAAAGCGACTCTGATGGGATCTGACCTCTACCTGTTGGTGCTGACGGCGCTCACCACAGCCCTACAG CTCATCTGTGAATTTCTGGCTCTAAAAAAGGACATCGgtttttggaggaagaagaagagcatCGCAGGGATGTCGAGGAAATCGG TTCTGTGGCGCTGTCTTGGCACTTTGCTGATTTTCCTCCGTCTGCTGGAGGAAACCAGTCTGCTGGTTCTCCTTCCTGTTGGACTGGGAGCCTGTGTGGAG GTGTGGAAGGTGTTCAAAGTGTTTAAAGTCCATCTCGGTAAAAGGTTTCGT ATAAACAAGCTGGATGAGGAGGAGAGGAAGACGGTGGAGTACGATGCTCAG GCGTCCCAATTGCTGTCCTACTTGGTGTATCCTCTGTGCATCAGTGGAGCCGTTTTCTCGCTGGGATACTTACGCCAAAAAAA TTATTACTCCTGGTTGATCAACACCCTGATCACCG GAGTGTACGCGTTTGGTTTTCTGTCCATGGCTCCTCAGCTCTTCATCAACCACAAG CTGCAGTCAGTGAGTCACCTGCAGGGGTCAGTGTTGATGTACAGA GGAATGAACACCCTGATTTCAGATCTGTGCTTCTGCGCCTCCTCTTTTGGCTCTCCTGTACCCTTCTCCTCCTCCCACCAGCTCTCCTGCTTCAGAGACgagctcctcttcttcctctaccTCTTCCAGCGAAG ATGCTACGCTTCTGTTGCTAAAAGACGAGAGTCTGTCACCAGGAAAGCGAAGACCCAATGA